The following are encoded in a window of Flavobacteriales bacterium genomic DNA:
- the lpcA gene encoding D-sedoheptulose 7-phosphate isomerase, translated as MSDDRIRSHFTEAAEVLQRFLADPANVTAVEQAAAFMSYCLKQGAKVISCGNGGSMCDAMHFAEELTGRFRDDRPPIAAMAISDPGHISCVGNDHGYDQVFARFVQAHGREGDVLLAISTSGNSPNVLHAARTAREKQMHVIGLTGRDGGKLADLCTVEVRVPHDGYADRIQEVHIKIIHAIIDHIERDLAEPARKERY; from the coding sequence ATGAGCGACGACCGCATCCGTTCCCATTTCACCGAAGCCGCCGAGGTGCTCCAGCGTTTCCTGGCCGACCCTGCTAACGTCACCGCAGTGGAGCAGGCCGCGGCCTTCATGAGCTACTGTCTGAAACAGGGCGCCAAGGTGATCAGTTGTGGCAATGGTGGCAGCATGTGCGACGCCATGCATTTCGCCGAGGAACTTACCGGCCGCTTCCGCGACGACCGGCCGCCCATCGCGGCCATGGCCATCAGCGATCCGGGCCACATCAGTTGTGTGGGCAACGACCATGGCTACGACCAGGTCTTCGCGCGCTTCGTGCAGGCCCACGGCAGGGAGGGCGATGTGCTCCTCGCCATCAGCACCAGCGGCAATAGCCCCAATGTGCTGCACGCGGCGCGGACGGCACGCGAGAAGCAGATGCATGTGATCGGTCTCACAGGCCGGGATGGCGGGAAGCTGGCGGACCTCTGCACCGTGGAGGTGCGTGTGCCGCACGATGGTTATGCCGACCGCATCCAGGAGGTGCACATCAAGATCATCCACGCCATCATCGACCACATCGAACGCGATCTGGCGGAGCCGGCGCGGAAGGAGCGATACTGA